The Cellulophaga sp. L1A9 genome window below encodes:
- a CDS encoding 6-phosphogluconate dehydrogenase, whose translation MKKIIGLIIVGILAIFAAYYAFIYFVPYSEGIRSGELIKISYKGMAVKTWEGEISQGISGAQIFQFSVLDKDKEVIQQLKDYQGQYVKLDYIERYRTFFWLGDSKYFVTKVQKENSPGYRN comes from the coding sequence ATGAAAAAAATAATTGGATTAATAATTGTTGGAATACTAGCAATTTTTGCAGCCTACTACGCTTTTATATATTTTGTACCCTATAGTGAAGGCATACGTTCTGGGGAGCTTATAAAAATAAGCTATAAAGGTATGGCTGTTAAGACGTGGGAAGGAGAAATTAGTCAAGGTATTTCTGGAGCTCAAATTTTTCAATTCTCTGTTTTAGACAAAGACAAAGAAGTCATTCAACAATTAAAAGACTATCAAGGTCAGTATGTGAAGCTAGACTATATAGAACGTTACAGAACATTCTTTTGGTTAGGAGATTCTAAGTATTTCGTAACTAAAGTACAAAAAGAAAATTCACCTGGTTACCGCAATTAA
- a CDS encoding GNAT family N-acetyltransferase, which translates to MVETEIAEKRQFKMLIDGEIACLWAITFNDEQIWEERDNTKSIYIHRIATHPKFRGNNYIAKIVAWAKVYARSVEKQFIRLDTLGDNTKLIEHYQNAGFEFLGMFDLKNTDLLPDHYQDQPVCLFQIDLSK; encoded by the coding sequence TTGGTAGAAACGGAAATAGCAGAAAAAAGACAGTTTAAAATGTTGATTGATGGTGAAATAGCATGTCTTTGGGCTATTACCTTTAATGACGAACAAATCTGGGAAGAACGGGACAATACAAAATCTATTTACATCCATAGAATTGCAACCCACCCTAAATTTAGAGGGAACAACTATATAGCTAAAATTGTAGCTTGGGCAAAAGTCTACGCACGCTCTGTTGAAAAACAATTTATACGCTTGGATACTTTAGGGGATAATACCAAACTAATCGAACATTACCAAAACGCTGGATTCGAGTTTTTGGGAATGTTCGATTTAAAAAACACAGATTTGTTACCTGATCATTATCAGGATCAACCAGTATGCTTGTTTCAAATAGATTTAAGCAAATAA
- a CDS encoding SDR family oxidoreductase encodes MKLEQKSIIITGSSRGIGKEIALLLARNGAKVVVNYTSSKDAAEETVAEISKNGGTAIALQADVSKKEAVIRLFDETIAAFGKVDVLINNAGIMKNKAFKDFSQDDFSSQFDINVRGVFNTMQEAAHKLADNGIILNFSSTTTKLMLPTYGIYSATKAAVEQMTRVFSKEVGRGISVNAIAPGPTKTELFLEGKSEEFMDRLKGMNAFGRLADPIDIAKIVLFLASDDSKWISGQVIGANGAMI; translated from the coding sequence ATGAAATTAGAGCAGAAATCTATCATCATCACAGGTTCATCCCGAGGAATTGGAAAAGAAATAGCATTACTCCTAGCAAGAAATGGCGCTAAAGTGGTCGTTAATTATACCAGCAGTAAGGATGCTGCTGAAGAAACTGTTGCAGAGATAAGTAAAAATGGAGGTACTGCTATTGCATTACAAGCCGATGTGAGCAAAAAGGAAGCGGTAATACGCTTGTTTGATGAAACTATTGCTGCATTTGGTAAGGTTGATGTCTTAATTAACAACGCGGGTATCATGAAAAACAAAGCTTTTAAAGACTTTAGTCAGGATGATTTCTCCTCTCAATTTGATATTAATGTGCGCGGTGTTTTTAATACGATGCAAGAGGCAGCTCACAAACTAGCTGATAATGGGATTATCCTAAATTTTTCTTCGACTACTACCAAACTGATGTTGCCTACTTATGGTATTTATTCTGCGACTAAAGCTGCTGTAGAACAAATGACCCGTGTGTTTTCCAAAGAAGTAGGACGCGGTATCTCTGTAAATGCTATAGCTCCTGGTCCAACAAAAACTGAACTATTTCTAGAAGGAAAATCAGAGGAATTTATGGATCGACTTAAGGGCATGAATGCCTTTGGTAGGTTGGCTGACCCTATAGACATCGCTAAAATTGTCTTGTTTTTAGCTAGTGATGATTCTAAATGGATCTCTGGCCAAGTAATTGGCGCAAATGGTGCTATGATCTAA
- a CDS encoding iron ABC transporter permease — MPNSKKYTLYFLLLALLLCVFFLINISLGSVHIPLKSTFNTLLSGAGVKESWLYIIWNYRVPKAITAILVGGGLSLSGLLMQTLFRNPLAGPFVLGISSGASLGAALLIMGAGLFSSVFSVSLFNDASLAIASSLGSFLVLLAVLSVAMKVKDTMSLLIIGLMFGSITGALVSVLSYFTTSEKLQQYIYWSFGSLGDLSWPQLGLLAGITGIGILLSIFSIKSLNAFLLGENYAKSLGVSLKKSRFIIIIATGLLAGGITAFAGPIAFIGLAVPHLTRQIFNTTDHKILVPAVLVYGAILMLICDSIAQLPLSASVLPINAITSLVGAPVVVWLLVRKRKMIF; from the coding sequence GTGCCAAATTCAAAAAAGTATACCCTCTATTTTTTGCTCCTAGCCTTACTTTTGTGTGTCTTTTTTTTAATAAATATTAGTTTAGGTTCTGTACACATCCCCCTAAAAAGCACCTTTAACACCCTTTTAAGTGGTGCTGGAGTAAAGGAATCATGGCTTTACATTATTTGGAACTATAGAGTCCCTAAAGCAATTACAGCAATACTTGTTGGTGGCGGATTGTCTTTAAGTGGTTTGTTAATGCAAACGCTTTTCAGAAACCCACTCGCTGGGCCTTTTGTCTTAGGAATCAGTTCTGGTGCTAGTTTAGGAGCTGCCTTATTAATTATGGGTGCTGGGTTATTTTCCTCAGTGTTCAGTGTATCGCTTTTTAATGATGCTTCATTAGCCATTGCTTCTAGTTTAGGAAGCTTTCTAGTCTTACTCGCTGTTCTTTCTGTTGCCATGAAAGTCAAAGACACTATGTCGCTATTAATTATAGGGTTAATGTTTGGGAGCATTACTGGAGCATTAGTAAGTGTGCTCTCTTATTTTACTACTTCAGAAAAATTACAGCAATACATCTATTGGAGCTTTGGTAGTTTAGGAGATTTATCGTGGCCGCAATTAGGATTACTTGCAGGTATCACCGGTATTGGAATACTGCTAAGTATTTTTTCTATCAAATCATTAAATGCTTTTTTATTAGGTGAAAATTATGCTAAAAGTCTTGGAGTCAGTTTAAAAAAATCTAGATTCATTATCATCATCGCTACGGGTTTATTAGCTGGAGGCATTACAGCATTTGCAGGACCTATTGCTTTTATAGGTTTGGCGGTACCACATTTAACCCGACAAATATTTAATACCACAGATCATAAAATACTTGTACCCGCTGTATTAGTCTATGGCGCCATTTTAATGTTAATTTGTGATAGCATTGCGCAATTGCCACTATCTGCAAGTGTATTACCTATTAACGCCATCACAAGCTTAGTAGGTGCTCCTGTTGTTGTATGGCTATTAGTTCGAAAACGAAAAATGATTTTTTAA
- a CDS encoding ABC transporter substrate-binding protein: MKYFFLFISILLLSCKEETKKIPDIVENIIPSSTILYAKGFTVEKQPSGVTIIKITSPWPNAEAVFTYALIPKEKAASMTLNRDEYDAIVTVPIENIVVTSTTHIPVLEALAVENTLVGFPDTKYISSKKTRALIAKGQIKELGQNETINTELLLALQPNLVVGFSIHNENKMYETIQRANIPVVYNGDWTEETPLGKAEWIKFFAPFYGLEKKADSIFQNMTNDYLAAKELAQNATKTPTVISGAIYNDVWYLPGGKSWASKFIEDANAHYIFKDTDETGSLSLSWESVLEKGKKADFWISPSQFTTYKDMTENSLHYRQFDAFKKKEVYSFASTIGETGGLLYYELAPNRPDLVLKDLIHIFHPELLPDYTPIFFKPLD, from the coding sequence ATGAAATATTTTTTTCTATTTATCTCTATTCTACTCCTTTCTTGTAAAGAGGAAACAAAAAAAATACCAGATATTGTAGAAAATATAATTCCTAGTTCAACTATTTTATACGCCAAAGGGTTTACGGTAGAAAAGCAGCCTAGTGGTGTAACTATTATCAAAATTACATCTCCTTGGCCCAATGCAGAAGCGGTTTTCACCTATGCCTTAATTCCTAAAGAAAAAGCAGCATCAATGACGTTAAACAGGGATGAATATGATGCTATTGTTACCGTTCCTATAGAAAACATTGTGGTAACGTCTACCACTCATATTCCTGTTTTGGAAGCCTTAGCTGTTGAAAATACTTTAGTGGGCTTTCCTGATACCAAATATATCTCATCAAAAAAAACAAGAGCATTAATTGCGAAAGGACAGATAAAAGAATTAGGCCAAAATGAAACAATAAATACCGAATTGCTTTTAGCGCTACAACCAAATTTGGTGGTAGGCTTTAGCATTCATAATGAAAATAAAATGTACGAGACCATTCAACGTGCAAACATTCCTGTCGTCTATAATGGCGACTGGACCGAGGAAACCCCTTTAGGGAAAGCGGAATGGATAAAGTTTTTTGCTCCATTCTATGGTTTAGAAAAGAAAGCCGATTCTATTTTTCAAAACATGACCAACGACTATCTTGCCGCAAAAGAATTGGCGCAAAATGCCACAAAAACACCAACGGTAATAAGTGGTGCTATATATAACGATGTTTGGTATTTACCCGGCGGGAAAAGCTGGGCTTCAAAATTTATTGAAGATGCGAATGCCCATTATATTTTTAAGGACACGGATGAAACAGGTAGTTTATCCTTGAGTTGGGAAAGTGTTTTAGAAAAAGGAAAAAAAGCGGATTTCTGGATTTCTCCCTCTCAGTTTACAACCTATAAGGATATGACAGAAAACAGTCTGCATTATAGACAGTTTGATGCTTTTAAGAAGAAAGAAGTATACTCTTTTGCGAGCACAATTGGGGAGACTGGCGGACTTTTGTATTACGAATTGGCTCCTAATAGACCCGATTTAGTGCTTAAAGATTTAATTCATATATTTCACCCTGAACTGCTACCTGACTATACGCCAATATTTTTTAAACCTCTAGATTAA
- a CDS encoding TonB-dependent receptor, protein MVQKNFLFYLIYVSAGVFSVFAQEQKESVVVLKEVILTDAKLVRFSNGIKISKIPDSVAQLSNSSLTDLLRYNSNIYFKENGYGMVSSASFRGTSAQQTAVVWNGININSQLTGQTDFNTLIPENFGDISVRSGGGSVQYGSGAIGGSIHLNDELNFKQKIKNRLLLSVGSFNSQKVSFNSNAGGEKWSYDVGVNYMESDNDYKYLGTDQINENGAFKNVNVNTNFGYFISKNQLLKFYHNTFIGNRNFSSTLTAPSNSNYEDVNSRSLLEWNHFNSISSGKLKLAYLTEEYKYFANKDTERFTFGQSKNILANYDYKQYLGAITLNGIIEYSNIKGKGTSLENIERNLFSTTLLMSHKLNDDFKYGLSLRKEFVTDYDSPFIVAVDAKYKISSKYSSTINFSKNYRVPTFNDLYWVGAGARGNKELKPELSKQVDWGHILKFENVSFKLNGFYIVVNDLIQWRPIEAVWTPVNITETEHYGAELEFNIKKLFGAHTINWITGASYTIAINKVTDKQLLYVPKEKISSNLNYDYHKWGVFYQFLYNAKAFTTTDNTDFVSSYTVSNIGIQKEINVNKKVALQMVLKVNNLYNTSYQNVSYRPMPNRNYQLQLITKF, encoded by the coding sequence ATGGTGCAAAAAAATTTTCTATTCTATTTAATTTACGTTTCTGCTGGAGTGTTCTCAGTATTTGCTCAAGAGCAAAAAGAGAGTGTTGTAGTTTTAAAAGAGGTGATTTTAACTGATGCTAAACTGGTTCGATTTTCTAATGGAATCAAAATCAGTAAAATTCCTGATAGTGTTGCACAGCTTAGTAATTCATCGCTTACAGATTTATTACGATATAATTCCAATATTTATTTTAAAGAGAATGGGTATGGGATGGTTTCTTCTGCATCTTTCAGGGGAACTTCTGCGCAACAAACTGCGGTTGTTTGGAATGGAATTAATATTAATTCTCAACTGACCGGTCAGACAGATTTTAATACTTTAATTCCTGAAAATTTTGGAGACATTTCCGTAAGATCGGGAGGCGGGAGTGTTCAATATGGAAGTGGTGCTATTGGAGGTAGCATACACTTAAATGATGAATTAAACTTTAAGCAAAAAATAAAAAATAGACTATTACTTTCGGTAGGGAGTTTTAATAGTCAGAAAGTTAGTTTTAACTCTAATGCCGGTGGAGAAAAATGGTCTTATGATGTAGGAGTAAATTATATGGAATCGGATAACGATTATAAATACTTAGGAACTGATCAAATCAATGAAAACGGAGCGTTTAAAAATGTGAATGTTAATACTAATTTCGGGTATTTTATTTCTAAAAATCAATTACTTAAGTTTTATCACAATACTTTCATAGGTAATAGAAATTTTTCGAGCACACTTACGGCTCCTTCAAATAGTAATTATGAAGATGTAAATTCTAGATCATTGCTAGAGTGGAACCATTTTAATTCAATTAGTTCAGGTAAATTAAAACTAGCATACCTTACTGAAGAATACAAGTATTTTGCCAACAAGGATACTGAAAGATTTACTTTTGGTCAATCTAAGAATATACTTGCGAACTATGACTATAAGCAATATTTAGGTGCAATAACTCTAAATGGAATAATTGAGTATAGTAATATTAAAGGCAAAGGAACTTCTCTAGAGAATATAGAACGGAATCTTTTTTCTACAACACTTTTAATGTCACATAAACTAAATGATGATTTTAAATATGGCTTAAGTCTTAGAAAGGAGTTTGTAACTGATTATGATAGCCCCTTTATTGTTGCAGTTGATGCTAAATATAAAATTTCATCAAAATATAGTTCTACTATTAATTTTTCAAAAAATTATAGAGTTCCTACGTTCAATGATTTGTATTGGGTTGGAGCAGGAGCAAGAGGAAATAAAGAGCTTAAGCCAGAATTATCTAAACAAGTTGATTGGGGGCATATTCTCAAGTTTGAAAATGTATCTTTTAAACTTAACGGATTTTATATAGTTGTAAACGATTTAATTCAATGGAGGCCTATTGAAGCCGTTTGGACTCCTGTGAATATTACAGAAACAGAACATTATGGAGCTGAACTAGAATTTAATATTAAAAAATTATTTGGTGCACATACAATTAATTGGATTACGGGAGCTTCTTATACCATTGCAATTAATAAAGTTACAGATAAGCAGTTGCTGTATGTTCCTAAAGAAAAAATTTCTTCAAATTTAAATTATGATTATCATAAATGGGGAGTATTCTATCAGTTTTTATATAATGCTAAAGCATTTACTACCACTGATAATACCGATTTTGTATCATCATACACAGTTTCTAATATCGGAATTCAAAAAGAAATAAACGTCAATAAAAAAGTTGCATTGCAAATGGTTCTTAAAGTTAATAACCTTTATAATACATCTTATCAAAACGTATCCTATAGGCCTATGCCAAATAGAAATTATCAATTACAACTAATAACTAAATTTTAA
- the pgl gene encoding 6-phosphogluconolactonase, translating to MQVRIYSTKQQVAEKFSAFFKDEAKKHDAFHVALSGGSTPKIVFDYLAAHFGTEIDWSKVFFYWGDERCVQPTDDESNYKMTVEHLLSKIEIPAGNIFRILGENDPKTEAIRYSDVLAKNLPNEGGVPKFDLVILGMGDDGHTASVFPHEITLWDAKENCVVAIHPESGQRRVSITGKIINNAETVAFLVTGASKADKVNEILRPKADTTVYPASLVKPSANKLIWFLDKDAAKGL from the coding sequence ATGCAAGTAAGAATATATAGTACAAAACAACAGGTTGCAGAAAAATTCTCAGCCTTTTTTAAAGATGAAGCAAAAAAGCATGATGCATTTCATGTAGCACTTTCAGGAGGTAGTACTCCTAAAATTGTTTTTGATTATCTAGCCGCACATTTTGGTACTGAAATAGATTGGTCTAAAGTGTTTTTTTATTGGGGAGATGAACGTTGTGTTCAACCAACCGATGATGAAAGCAACTATAAAATGACGGTAGAACATCTGTTATCTAAAATAGAAATTCCTGCGGGGAATATTTTTAGAATTTTAGGGGAGAATGATCCTAAAACAGAAGCGATACGCTATAGTGATGTTTTAGCCAAAAACTTACCAAATGAAGGTGGGGTTCCAAAATTTGATTTGGTGATTTTAGGAATGGGAGATGATGGACATACGGCTTCTGTTTTTCCACATGAAATTACCCTTTGGGATGCAAAAGAAAATTGTGTGGTAGCCATACATCCTGAATCGGGACAAAGACGTGTTTCTATCACCGGAAAAATTATCAATAATGCTGAAACTGTAGCCTTTTTGGTAACAGGAGCAAGTAAAGCAGATAAGGTGAATGAAATTCTTAGGCCAAAGGCAGATACGACAGTATATCCAGCAAGTCTAGTAAAGCCAAGTGCTAATAAGCTTATTTGGTTTTTAGATAAAGATGCGGCAAAAGGACTCTAG
- a CDS encoding N-acetyltransferase: MKVNFGEAQTATTDKNSLEIKRIYVLKEFHGKKIGRLLYKMALDSAEQNKATPIWLEVWEANKRAIRFYKKNGLYSLTPIILN; the protein is encoded by the coding sequence ATAAAAGTAAATTTTGGAGAAGCACAGACCGCAACGACAGATAAGAACAGTCTTGAAATAAAACGAATCTACGTTCTAAAAGAATTCCATGGCAAAAAAATAGGTCGGCTTCTTTATAAAATGGCACTAGATAGCGCTGAACAAAATAAAGCTACTCCAATTTGGCTAGAAGTCTGGGAAGCAAACAAAAGAGCTATTCGGTTTTATAAAAAAAATGGTCTGTACTCTTTGACACCTATAATTTTAAACTAG
- a CDS encoding ABC transporter ATP-binding protein, whose product MSFALNQGELGAIVGVNGVGKSTLLRTIGSVQKSLSGEVRIENLALDKYSSLALATKISLVLTEPIASKNLTVLELIALGRQPYTNWLGTLTETDKAKTKEAIQLVEIAGLQHKKCYELSDGQLQRVMIARALAQDTQIILLDEPTSHLDLYHKVQILKLLKNIAHQTQKTILFTTHEIEVALQLCDKMLLLKKEESYFGTPASLIQAQHFEKLFPSNMVRFDATTGSFKIV is encoded by the coding sequence ATTTCCTTTGCTTTAAACCAAGGAGAATTAGGTGCTATTGTAGGCGTTAATGGCGTAGGGAAATCTACCCTATTGCGCACTATTGGCTCGGTTCAAAAATCACTCTCAGGAGAAGTCCGTATTGAGAACTTAGCACTCGATAAATACTCCTCTTTAGCTTTAGCTACTAAAATTAGTCTTGTACTCACAGAACCCATCGCCTCAAAAAATTTGACGGTTCTAGAGCTCATTGCTTTAGGCAGACAACCATACACCAATTGGCTGGGTACCCTGACCGAAACAGACAAGGCCAAAACAAAAGAAGCGATTCAATTAGTAGAAATAGCTGGACTTCAACATAAAAAATGCTATGAATTAAGTGATGGTCAATTACAACGGGTCATGATTGCCCGTGCTTTAGCGCAAGACACTCAAATAATTCTATTAGATGAACCTACTTCTCATTTAGACTTATACCACAAAGTACAAATACTAAAGCTCCTTAAAAATATTGCGCACCAAACACAAAAAACAATTCTATTCACAACCCACGAAATAGAAGTTGCATTGCAGTTATGTGATAAGATGCTCTTACTTAAAAAAGAAGAAAGCTATTTTGGAACGCCAGCTTCGTTAATTCAGGCTCAGCATTTTGAAAAATTATTCCCCTCCAATATGGTTAGGTTTGATGCCACTACAGGAAGCTTTAAAATAGTATAA
- a CDS encoding DNA recombination protein RmuC — MNEYIIYLLIGIACIAIGFFLGNYIQKLKTTASLSALVAREEQLHGSISSLEKKLTKAEETTAEVRALSDLDKNELRHEKELLGNQITRYQADLENLQLKHTEQKEEVEKLQEKFTKEFENLANKILEEKSSKFTEQNKENIKNILNPLQEKILLFEKKVDDSQKESVGMHSALKEQLATLQLQNLKITQEAENLTKALKGDSKMQGNWGELVLERVLEKSGLEKDREYSVQQSFTREDGSRVLPDVIINLPDGKKMIVDSKVSLTDYERYVNADDSLKEKYLKDHINSLRRHVDQLSAKKYEDLYAMESPDFVLLFVPIEPAFAVAINNDNTLYNKAFEQNIIIVTPSTLLATLRTIDSMWNNEKQQRNALEIARQAGALYDKFEGFVSDLMKVGKKMDEAKVEYRGAMNKLVDGRGNIVTSIQKLKKMGAKAKKSIPDSLLKRASDNSDDEEENGGIEESKVNL, encoded by the coding sequence ATGAACGAGTACATCATCTATTTACTTATTGGAATTGCATGTATCGCTATAGGATTCTTTTTAGGAAACTATATTCAAAAGCTTAAAACTACTGCTTCACTAAGTGCTTTAGTAGCACGTGAAGAACAGTTGCATGGCAGCATTTCTTCTTTAGAGAAAAAACTTACCAAAGCAGAAGAAACTACTGCAGAAGTACGGGCTTTATCTGATTTGGATAAAAATGAACTTCGGCATGAAAAAGAACTCTTAGGAAATCAAATTACCCGATACCAAGCAGACTTAGAGAATCTTCAACTTAAACATACAGAACAGAAAGAAGAAGTTGAAAAACTTCAAGAAAAATTCACCAAAGAATTTGAAAATCTTGCGAATAAAATTCTTGAAGAAAAAAGCAGCAAATTTACGGAGCAAAACAAAGAGAATATCAAAAATATTCTGAACCCATTACAAGAAAAAATACTGTTATTTGAGAAAAAAGTAGATGATAGTCAAAAAGAAAGTGTGGGCATGCATTCTGCGCTTAAAGAGCAATTGGCCACCTTACAATTACAAAATTTAAAGATTACCCAAGAAGCAGAAAACCTGACGAAAGCATTAAAAGGCGATAGTAAAATGCAAGGAAATTGGGGGGAACTGGTTTTAGAACGTGTGCTTGAAAAATCTGGATTAGAAAAAGATAGAGAGTATTCTGTACAGCAGAGTTTTACCCGAGAAGACGGTTCTAGAGTATTACCTGATGTTATCATTAACCTGCCCGATGGTAAGAAAATGATTGTAGATTCTAAGGTCTCCTTAACAGATTATGAGCGTTATGTAAATGCAGATGACAGCTTAAAAGAGAAGTACTTAAAGGATCATATTAATTCACTACGCCGCCATGTGGACCAGCTTTCTGCTAAAAAATATGAAGATTTATATGCAATGGAAAGCCCCGATTTTGTTTTGCTTTTTGTTCCTATAGAACCTGCATTTGCTGTCGCTATCAATAACGACAATACTTTGTACAACAAAGCTTTTGAACAAAACATCATCATCGTAACACCCTCTACGCTATTAGCCACATTACGTACGATTGATAGCATGTGGAACAATGAAAAACAACAACGTAACGCCTTAGAGATTGCCAGACAAGCAGGTGCGCTTTATGATAAGTTTGAAGGTTTTGTGAGCGATTTAATGAAGGTTGGAAAAAAAATGGACGAGGCTAAAGTAGAATATCGTGGAGCTATGAATAAATTGGTAGATGGGCGCGGAAATATTGTGACCAGTATTCAGAAATTAAAAAAAATGGGCGCTAAAGCTAAGAAGTCTATTCCTGATTCTTTACTAAAAAGGGCTAGTGATAATTCTGATGACGAAGAAGAAAACGGAGGTATTGAGGAATCTAAGGTCAATTTGTAA
- a CDS encoding acyl-CoA thioesterase, which translates to MKEFKTSKESRVSITELMLPAHSNFGGKVHGGHILNLMDQIAFACASKHSRSYCVTASVNKVDFLNPIEVGELVTLKASINYTGKTSMVVGVRVESENIRTGKKKHCNSSYFTMVAKDLEGKSIPVPGLIIDSTEDVRRFSRSIQRKSEASSRTSRFDSSNFKVEEYISHLENENVKLNLK; encoded by the coding sequence ATGAAAGAATTTAAAACATCTAAAGAATCTAGAGTATCCATAACAGAATTAATGCTCCCTGCGCACTCTAATTTTGGAGGTAAAGTTCACGGAGGGCACATTTTAAACTTAATGGATCAGATAGCATTTGCATGCGCTTCTAAGCATTCTAGAAGCTATTGTGTTACTGCATCCGTAAATAAAGTAGATTTTCTAAATCCTATTGAAGTGGGTGAATTAGTGACCTTAAAAGCATCTATAAACTATACAGGTAAAACCTCAATGGTTGTAGGAGTTCGAGTGGAATCGGAAAATATAAGAACAGGTAAAAAGAAGCATTGTAATTCTTCTTACTTTACCATGGTTGCAAAAGATTTGGAAGGTAAAAGCATTCCTGTTCCTGGCTTAATAATTGATTCTACAGAAGATGTAAGACGATTTTCAAGAAGTATTCAACGCAAATCTGAAGCTTCTTCGAGAACAAGTCGTTTTGATTCTTCAAACTTTAAAGTTGAAGAATACATTTCTCATTTAGAAAACGAGAATGTAAAGTTAAATTTAAAATAA
- a CDS encoding reverse transcriptase domain-containing protein encodes MRRKKDWFKDRGYPHFSNKTPISIRKNIEIYTSNPIKVAKHSFLPLLFKEIRQRRYKESSFNGNLKKSHKKQKNAKLISNTKVRNIMYATHIDAHIYSYYAQKKITPKYECYLSSNELLSNSISAYRQIKTGDGLKFKNNVHFAKDAFKEIRKRENCVSLVLDIENFFPTLNHKLLKLAWAKILEKKSLPKDHFNLFKAITRFSYVKLDDLKTKKGHFDEKELSILRKSGKNTFFEKIKDLIESDIIIHKNQKRNEKKELIGIPQGLPISALLANIYMLAFDQAVINELTLKYDVFYRRYSDDIILLCKENQINFVESFIKDQIEKIELKVSLEKTERTLFKLHNNRLQSFRIINTDELKENVPLNYLGFEFYGYQTLLKSKNLASFYREMKQTAKRKHKRVESIKEKHLLDDAPLFKRKLYRLYSFKGVKSRNLPTKRTTFLNGKALTTSFDRKFRGNYLRYAYNASDELKAPEIKRQVRNHWKILQNTINKYDFSNVTNVSKK; translated from the coding sequence ATGAGAAGAAAAAAGGATTGGTTTAAAGACAGGGGATATCCTCATTTTTCTAACAAAACTCCAATATCCATTAGAAAAAATATTGAGATTTATACTTCAAATCCAATTAAAGTTGCTAAACATTCTTTTCTCCCTTTATTATTTAAGGAAATAAGGCAAAGACGTTACAAAGAATCTTCTTTTAATGGAAACCTAAAAAAATCTCATAAAAAACAAAAAAATGCAAAGCTTATTTCAAACACGAAAGTTAGAAATATCATGTATGCTACACACATTGACGCCCACATATATTCTTATTATGCTCAAAAAAAAATTACTCCGAAGTATGAGTGCTACTTGTCCTCCAATGAATTATTATCCAATTCAATATCGGCATACCGCCAAATTAAAACGGGCGACGGTTTAAAGTTTAAGAATAATGTGCATTTTGCTAAAGACGCTTTTAAAGAAATTAGAAAAAGAGAAAACTGTGTATCCTTAGTTTTAGACATCGAAAATTTTTTCCCTACCTTAAATCATAAACTTTTAAAATTAGCTTGGGCAAAAATTTTAGAAAAGAAAAGTTTACCTAAAGATCATTTTAATTTGTTTAAAGCCATAACACGTTTTTCTTATGTGAAGCTTGATGATTTGAAAACAAAAAAAGGTCACTTTGATGAAAAGGAATTGTCAATACTTAGAAAATCTGGTAAAAATACTTTTTTTGAAAAGATAAAGGACTTGATTGAATCGGATATTATTATTCATAAAAATCAGAAAAGAAACGAAAAAAAAGAATTAATAGGGATTCCTCAAGGGCTACCTATAAGTGCTTTACTTGCTAATATATACATGTTAGCATTTGACCAGGCTGTCATCAATGAATTGACTTTAAAATATGATGTTTTTTACAGAAGATATTCTGATGATATAATACTTCTATGTAAGGAAAATCAGATAAATTTTGTAGAATCTTTTATCAAAGATCAAATTGAAAAAATTGAACTTAAAGTTTCTCTTGAAAAGACAGAAAGAACATTATTTAAATTACATAATAACAGATTACAATCTTTTAGAATTATAAATACTGATGAGTTAAAAGAGAATGTTCCTTTAAATTATTTGGGCTTCGAATTTTATGGGTATCAAACATTATTGAAATCTAAAAATCTTGCCAGTTTCTACAGAGAAATGAAGCAAACAGCTAAAAGAAAACATAAAAGAGTTGAAAGTATTAAAGAAAAGCATCTTTTAGACGATGCTCCCCTATTCAAAAGAAAATTGTATAGACTTTACAGCTTTAAAGGTGTTAAATCAAGAAATCTTCCTACAAAAAGAACAACCTTTTTAAATGGAAAAGCTTTGACAACAAGTTTCGATAGAAAATTTAGAGGTAACTATTTAAGATATGCTTACAATGCATCAGATGAATTAAAAGCACCTGAAATTAAAAGACAAGTTAGAAATCATTGGAAAATACTACAAAACACAATAAACAAATATGATTTTAGTAATGTAACAAACGTAAGTAAAAAGTAA